A genomic region of Arachis hypogaea cultivar Tifrunner chromosome 5, arahy.Tifrunner.gnm2.J5K5, whole genome shotgun sequence contains the following coding sequences:
- the LOC140173224 gene encoding uncharacterized protein — protein sequence MDPSSTFFLHPGEYPGNSLIPLVIDATNYGSWSRSMQKALKSNNKLGFVDGSLSKFAKDDPMFHSWNRCDNLVVSWITHSLSTEIVNSVPWNGVAYDIWDELRKRFYHGDVFRIVKLDEELFSTRQENLTVTSYFIKLKGIWENLIGILRSYRQDTFVVRFLRGLNDQYSTTRTNHDNEAFTFSGYCIFLSATPGKTTSWE from the exons ATGGATCCTTCAAGTACCTTCTTTTTACACCCTGGTGAATATCCAGGTAACTCCTTGATCCCTTTAGTTATAGATGCCACAAACTATGGTTCTTGGTCACGTTCAATGCAAAAAGCACTGAAATCAAACAATAAGCTGGGTTTTGTGGACGGTTCTTTATCGAAATTTGCCAAAGATGATCCTATGTTCCATTCTTGGAACAGATGCGACAATTTAGTAGTTTCTTGGATTACTCACTCCCTAAGCACAGAGATTGTAAATAGTGTACCTTGGAATGGAGTCGCTTATGATATTTGGGATGAATTGAGGAAAAGATTCTATCATGGAGATGTATTCCGCATAGTCAAATTAGACGAGGAGTTGTTTTCGACGAGACAAGAAAATCTCACCGTCACTTCCTATTTCATAAAATTGAAAGGAATAtgggagaa CCTCATCGGCATCTTGCGCAGTTATCGCCAAGATACGTTTGTCGTAAGGTTTCTTAGGGGACTCAATGATCAGTactcaacaacaagaacaaatcaTGATAATGAAGCCTTTACCTTCAGTGGATATTGCATTTTCCTTAGTGCTACACCAGGAAAGACAACTTCATGGGAATGA